Part of the Candidatus Zixiibacteriota bacterium genome, CATATTGCTCCTCTGGCCCGAACCTTAACCGGCGCAGATGAAGTGGTTGGATTTCCCCGCGCGGGAACCCCCCTTCAACTATTTCACATGGCGGAAATGCTCGACCGGGACACTTTTGACCTGATCATAGATCTTCATGGTAATTTTCGTTCATGGTACTTATCAAAGCATTTAGCCGCGGCAAGAAAAGTTCGGTATCAGAAGCGGCGGTGGGAAAGATATGCATCCGTCCGCAGAGGAAAAGGGAAAAGGATTATCGAACCGGCTCCTCACACCATTGATCTCTATAATGCCGCCGTCAGGGAAATCGGAGGGAAAATATATGCCTCGCGTCCTGCTATCAACAGAAATACTCTGCCTGATTGTCCCCCTCTGTTTTCGGAGACGCGCGTTACCGTGGCGGTCGCCCCGGGCGCCTCTTATCCCACCAAGAAATGGCCCCCCGAGCGATTCGATGCGCTTATAAACAAAGTATACAATGAACTGAATGCCAACCTGATTCTTATCCTCTCCGGCGAAGATGGAGATTGTATCAAAACTGGGGAGAGACTTTCCCGGGAACGAATAAAATCATTTGTCAACGCCGACTTGACTGAACTCGCTTCCGTTCTGTCAACGACCGACCTACTTATCAGCAATGATTCGGCTCTGGCTCATCTGGGCTCCGCGGTAGGAACGCCGGTGCTTGCGATTTTTGGTCCGACCCATCCCACGCTGGGATTTTATCCCCGCGGTCTGAAAGATATGATCATACAGGTCGATGAATACTGCCGCCCCTGTTCCCTGCATGGAAGGCGTCCCTGCTTCCGCGACCGGCAGTACTGCTTTACCGGCATTTCGGTGGATAATGTCTTTGAACAGGTTGCGCATCTCCTTACTTCAAACGCCCGGGGAGAAAAGGCCTTATTTATCGACCGCGACGGCACGCTCATCAAAGAAAAGGAATTCCTGAGCCACTCTGATGAGGTCGAGCCGGAGGAAAAAGCGGTGGAAGCGATTATAAATGCGCGCGCGGCCGGGTATAAGATAATCGTCATTTCCAATCAATCGGGTGTTGCGCGGGGCTATTTCTCCGAGTCAACCGTCGCTGAAATCAATCGACGCCTCCTCAGCCTGTTTGCCGGGCGTGGTGCCCCCATTGATGATATTCTATATTGTCCGCATCTTCCCGAGGGCATTATTGCCGAATATGCTATTGACTGTGATTGCCGCAAACCCGCGCCGGGAATGATCGAGCAGGCCTGTCGCAAGCACAATCTCAATCCCTTTCATTCCTTCGTCATCGGCGATAAATTGACCGACAA contains:
- a CDS encoding HAD-IIIA family hydrolase, whose product is MFKILVIRLGAIGDVILTTPALINLKLAFPQGKITFLTREHIAPLARTLTGADEVVGFPRAGTPLQLFHMAEMLDRDTFDLIIDLHGNFRSWYLSKHLAAARKVRYQKRRWERYASVRRGKGKRIIEPAPHTIDLYNAAVREIGGKIYASRPAINRNTLPDCPPLFSETRVTVAVAPGASYPTKKWPPERFDALINKVYNELNANLILILSGEDGDCIKTGERLSRERIKSFVNADLTELASVLSTTDLLISNDSALAHLGSAVGTPVLAIFGPTHPTLGFYPRGLKDMIIQVDEYCRPCSLHGRRPCFRDRQYCFTGISVDNVFEQVAHLLTSNARGEKALFIDRDGTLIKEKEFLSHSDEVEPEEKAVEAIINARAAGYKIIVISNQSGVARGYFSESTVAEINRRLLSLFAGRGAPIDDILYCPHLPEGIIAEYAIDCDCRKPAPGMIEQACRKHNLNPFHSFVIGDKLTDNDLAAVVGARGILVRTGYGREEEAKLKNPHLIKPELIVNTLFNAVEYILKNQKR